Within the Magnetococcales bacterium genome, the region AAACCGCGGCATGATCAGCTACAACGAGGATGTCCGACCCATTTTCCAGATTCGTTGCCTGGAATGCCATTCGGGCAACGGTTCCGGGGTCGTCGGCAGCGGCCTGAACATGGAGACCTACGAAAACCTGATGCGCGGCACCCGCTATGGACCGATCATCATTCCCGGAAACGCCATGGTCAGCAATCTCAACGTCCTGGTGGAAGGACGTGCCGGCATCCGCATGCCACACAACCGTAAACGCCTCACCACCTGCGAAATCGACATTCTGCGCGACTGGGTCAATCAGGGGGCCAGGAACAATTAAAGAGTCGTCGGCAACCCTGAACGTGTGCATGATCGCGGACCATTTCTTTATCGCAGGCAGCCATTTTCAGGTCTTGTTAAGGATTTGAACCCATGCGCATCACCATGATCGGTACCGGTTATGTCGGATTGGTTTCCGGGGCCTGTTTCGCCGAATTCGGCGCCGAAGTCATCTGCGTGGATGTGGACCGTGAAAAAATCGATCGTCTGAACCAGGGAAAACTTCCCATTTTCGAAACCGGCCTGGAAGAACTGGTCCATCGCAACCACCGGGAGGGCCGCCTGCTGTTTCAGACCGATACCCGGGAAGCGGTCTCCCGAAGCGATCTGGTGTTCATCGCCGTGGGGACTCCGGAACGTCGTGGCGATGGCGCCGCCGATTTGCAGTATGTCCATCAGGCGGCGCGCGATGTGGCCCGGGGCATCGAGAAATTCACCGTGGTGGTCACCAAATCGACGGTACCGGTCGGTACCGGACAACAGGTGGCCCGGATCATCCGCGAGGAAAACCCCGGGGCCGATTTCGAGATGGCCTCCAATCCCGAATTTTTGCGGGAAGGGGCGGCCATCGAGGATTTCATGAATCCCGACCGGGTGGTCATCGGCGTGGAATCGGAACGGGCGGCCCAGGCGCTCAAAAACCTTTACCGGCCCCTGTATCGCAGCGAAACCCCCATCCTGATCACCAACATCGCCACCGCCGAATTGACCAAGTATGCCGCCAACGCCTTTCTGGCCACCAAGATCACCTTCATCAACCAACTGGCCAATCTGTGTGAAGCCGTGGGGGCGGATGTACATCATGTGGCCAAGGGGATGGGACTGGACCGGCGGATCGGGGCACCCTTTCTGCAACCCGGACCCGGTTATGGCGGGTCCTGTTTTCCCAAGGATACCCAGGCCCTGGCCAAGACGGCCCGGGAACATGGCCAGCCGGTCGGCATCGTCGAAAAGGTGATCGAGGCCAACCAGCAGCAAAAACTGCGCATGGTAGACAAGATTGTCACGGCGCTCGGCGGGGAGGTCGCCGGTCGGCAACTGGCCATTCTTGGTCTTGCCTTCAAGCCCAACACCGACGATTTACGCGATGCCCCCGCCCTGACCATCCTGCCCCGGCTGTTGCAACGGGGGGCGATCATCCGTGCCTTCGATCCCGAGGCGATGCGGGAAGCGGCCAAATACCTTCCGGGAATCGAACTGGTTGCCGGTCCCTACGAAGCCTGCAAGGATGCCGATGCCGTCGTCATCCTGACCGAATGGAACCAGTTTCGCAATCTGCAACTTGACCGTCTCAAGGGATTGCTCAAACCACAACCGGACGGACGCCGTGTCTTTTGTGATTTACGCAACATCTACGAACCCAGCCTCATGAAGGAACAGGGTTTCCACTACATCTGCGTAGGCCGTTGACCCATGAATGCAATCAATCCGCACATTTTTCGCGAATACGACATCCGCGGCATCGCCGGAAGCGAATTGACCGAATCCCTGGTCTTCGATCTGGGCCGGATGTTTGCCAGCCGTCTGCGTGACGAGTTGGCGACGACCACGGCACCTCGGGTGGCGGTTGGTCGCGATGGCCGTCTTTCCTCGCCACAACTGAGCCGGCAACTGGCCCTGGGGTTGGCCCAGGGGGGGGCCCGGGTCGATGATGTCGGCCTCGTCCCCAGTCCGGGGCTTTATTTCGCGATGCATCATTTCCAGGCAGACGCCGGCATCATGGTGACGGGAAGTCACAACCCATCCGACTACAATGGCCTGAAAATGGTCAAGGCAAGCCGGCCCGTCTATGGACAACAGATCCAGGATCTCAGGGAGGCCCTTGTTGCCGGAACTTTTCACGATCATCCGGGTGGTTCCATACGACAGGAGGATATTCTCGAACCGTATCTGCAACGACTCACCGCGGATTTCAGGCCGGGCCGCCGGGTCAAGGTGGTCCTTGATTGCGGCAACGGCGCCAGTGGCGTCATTGCGCCGCAATTGTTGCGGCATCTGCCCGGCATCGAGGGAGAGGCCATCCTTGCCGAGGTCGATGGTCGTTTTCCCAATCATCATCCCGATCCGACCCTGCCGGAAAATCTGCACCATCTGCGGCGGCGGATGGAGGAGACGGGCGCGGAACTGGGAATCGCCTATGATGGCGATGGGGATCGGATTGGCGCCCTGGACCACCAGGGACGGATTGTGTGGGGGGATCGGATGATGATCCTTTTTGCCCGGCAGATCCTGGCCACGCAACCCGGAGCGACCATCATCGGCGATGCCAAATGTTCGCAGGTCATGTTCGATGCCGTGGCCCGGGCCGGAGGGAAACCCTTGATGTGGAAAACGGGACATTCGCTGATCAAGACCAAGATGAAGGAAACAGGGGCACCGTTGGCGGGAGAGATGAGCGGGCATCTTTTCTTCGCCGACCGTTATCTGGGATTCGACGATGCCCTGTATGCGACGGTGCGTCTGATCGAAATCGTCGCCGAATCACCGCAAAACCTGGCGCAACGTCTTGCCGACCTGCCGGAGGTTTTTGCCACACCCGAATTGCGCATCGACTGTCCCGACGCCCGAAAATTTCAGGTCATGGCACGGATTCTCGAAGGGGAGAAAAAGAAAAAATCCGATTTTTCCGATGTCGATGGTGTTCGGGTCCGTTGTCCGGGGGGATGGTGGTTGTTGCGGGTTTCCAACACCCAACCGGCCCTCGTGGCCCGGGTCGAGGCGGAGAGTCGCCAACGGTTGTTGGAAATCCTCACGGGCCTGGAGGCCTTGTTGCAGCCGGAAGGAATCAGACTTCCCGTGTGGGAATAGAAGGTCGCAGCCTCGGAAAAAAGAGCGCGTGGCAAAAATCGTGACCGTTCAGCGCCCCCTCGTATTCTGGATTGTGACTTAGGAGGCCATATGCCCGGTGCAATTGCTTTCGATACACACGTCTACGTCAAAAAACTCAAAGCCGTTGGAGTTTCCGAGGAACAAGCTGAAGTTCAGGCTGAAACCTTGGCACAACTGATTGATGAACGGTTGGCTACCAAACAGGATTTGGAACGCGGCCTTAAAGAGTTGGAAATGCGGTTAACCCATACATTGACCGTGCGACTTGGCGGTATGCTGGTGGTTGGCGTTACCGTAGTGGCTGCCTTGGTTAAAATTCTCTGAACTTGTCTCCATTGAACATCGACGAACAACGGTTTCTGACTCTGGGCCTGCTGTGCGGTCATGTGGTAGTCGTAGCGCACACCGAGCGGGACGAACATTGGCCTGCCGCATAGATATTATTTCAGTATGAGTTTGATGCCGACAGCAATCAAAAACAAACCAAAACCGCGTTTCAGGTGTTTTTGCGGCAGGGCATGCGCCAGACGAACGCCGATGGGGGTCGTGATCAGGGTGCCGCAAACGATCCCGAGAAAGGCCTGGGGCAGGATGAAGCCAAAGGCACCCTCCGGTAGATGTGGATTGCCCCATCCCGCCTGGACATAGC harbors:
- a CDS encoding DUF1640 domain-containing protein, whose translation is MPGAIAFDTHVYVKKLKAVGVSEEQAEVQAETLAQLIDERLATKQDLERGLKELEMRLTHTLTVRLGGMLVVGVTVVAALVKIL
- a CDS encoding phosphomannomutase/phosphoglucomutase produces the protein MNAINPHIFREYDIRGIAGSELTESLVFDLGRMFASRLRDELATTTAPRVAVGRDGRLSSPQLSRQLALGLAQGGARVDDVGLVPSPGLYFAMHHFQADAGIMVTGSHNPSDYNGLKMVKASRPVYGQQIQDLREALVAGTFHDHPGGSIRQEDILEPYLQRLTADFRPGRRVKVVLDCGNGASGVIAPQLLRHLPGIEGEAILAEVDGRFPNHHPDPTLPENLHHLRRRMEETGAELGIAYDGDGDRIGALDHQGRIVWGDRMMILFARQILATQPGATIIGDAKCSQVMFDAVARAGGKPLMWKTGHSLIKTKMKETGAPLAGEMSGHLFFADRYLGFDDALYATVRLIEIVAESPQNLAQRLADLPEVFATPELRIDCPDARKFQVMARILEGEKKKKSDFSDVDGVRVRCPGGWWLLRVSNTQPALVARVEAESRQRLLEILTGLEALLQPEGIRLPVWE
- a CDS encoding UDP-glucose/GDP-mannose dehydrogenase family protein; its protein translation is MRITMIGTGYVGLVSGACFAEFGAEVICVDVDREKIDRLNQGKLPIFETGLEELVHRNHREGRLLFQTDTREAVSRSDLVFIAVGTPERRGDGAADLQYVHQAARDVARGIEKFTVVVTKSTVPVGTGQQVARIIREENPGADFEMASNPEFLREGAAIEDFMNPDRVVIGVESERAAQALKNLYRPLYRSETPILITNIATAELTKYAANAFLATKITFINQLANLCEAVGADVHHVAKGMGLDRRIGAPFLQPGPGYGGSCFPKDTQALAKTAREHGQPVGIVEKVIEANQQQKLRMVDKIVTALGGEVAGRQLAILGLAFKPNTDDLRDAPALTILPRLLQRGAIIRAFDPEAMREAAKYLPGIELVAGPYEACKDADAVVILTEWNQFRNLQLDRLKGLLKPQPDGRRVFCDLRNIYEPSLMKEQGFHYICVGR